GTGGTTTCTTTACCTGCTGCTTGCTCTGGCAATCGTATGCGCGCAAGCGCGCACGGCGGCAGCCCAAACCAAAAAGCAAACCCAGAAGAAAACTCAAGAGACACACTACGTGGCCCGCTGGGACGCACAACAGAGCGGCGTTACGGACAATCTGTGCTCGGTTTTCTTTCTCAATCCGCAAACCGGCTGGGCCGCGGGCGAGCACAACACCGTCCTGAAGACCACGGACGGCGGCACAACCTGGAAACGGATGACGGACCGCAATGACAGCACGCGTTGCGTCGAGATCGTATTTTCTGACGCCAACAAAGGATGGCTGAACACCGGCGAGGTGCTCCTGTACACCTCCGACGGCGGCGATACCTGGCAGCCCGCTGCGGGGATCGGGAAATCCGGCGGCTTCGGCGCCGGGTGCCTGGTAGGTTCCGCGCGCTATCAACTGCACACGCCCAACATGGGGGTGGGGGTTTTCCGCAGCGATGACGGCGGACGCACGTGGACCCCGTTGCCGGGCAAACTGGAACGCAACAGCTATCGCGCCATCTCCTTTTCTGATGCGCAGCATGGCTGGCTGCTGGCGCAGCCGAGTACCATTTCAATGACCACAGACGGAGGGCGGACGTGGTCGGACGTCGAGCAGAAAATTTCCCAGCGCACGGTGAAGGTCAAGTTCGTTAATGCAACTGCGGGCTGGGCCTTCGGCCCGGACGGAACCACCATGCTGGGCAGCACCGATGGCGGCAAGACCTGGACCAGCCAATACACCGGCCTGAAGTCCTACGATGCTCTTGGCGATCTGGATTTTCGCGATGCGCAAAACGGATTCGTGCTTTCCGGCAACGGCCAGGTCATCGCCACCACTGACGGCGGCAAGCACTGGCGCCAGATCGGCAAGCTGGTGCTGGGGATTCGCGGGCTTTCCTTCCCTGATCCCAGCCATGGCTGGGTCGTCGGCGACAAAGGGTATATCCGGTACTATCACCTGGTGAAAGTCGAAGGAGCCTCCAAGTAGACAGATTCTGTTGACACAGCTATTCATCCCGAATCGGAGTGAGGGAGCCCTATCGTCATCTAAAGTGATCGGCGCGTGGAAAGGAGTCGGCCCATGATGAAACGGATATTCGTCGCAACCGGAGTTTTTGGATTGGGTATTTTCCTGCTTCTCCTGCCGACCCTAGTGCGCTTGGTCCGGGCAATGCGCAACAGCCAAGTGGACGGCATAGGCGTTGATGTTGGCGCTTTGGCAGGCCGATGGACGCTCCTGGCTACGCTGGGCCTTCTCGGCGTCATATCCTACTGGCTTTCTGGAAGACTGGGCAAAGCCTGAAAAATCGCACAGGCAAGAGTGCCTGTGCCACACGATTCTTCCCCGCAGGCGAGGGCGCCTGCGCTCCACGAGGTATTGAGGCGACCCCGCTCCACCGGGGATCGAAGATCTTCGCCCTAGGCCAACAACGCGTCGCAACTCCAGCGTTCCCCATCCGCGTCTTAAGTCCTTAGTTTTTCCAGTGCCAGTGACAGAAATATGACACGGATGTGATATTCGTCACTTGATCGGGCGTCCCTGTCACGCTAGAATTCCATACTTGGTATTGAAAATGAAATTCAATTTCAATTTCAACATGCCTGGCCGGAATGGCGGTTTCCCCGTGTTTTTCGCGAAATCCAAGCGTGCCGCGATCCTGGCTGGCCTGCTGGCGCTGGTCCTGTTCCCTGCCGCCTCCGGCGCCCAAGACAGCTACTTCATCACCTACACCCACCACATGGAGGAGCCGGGCAGCCTGGAGTTCGCTACCAAGACGGTGAGCGGTTTCCCCCGCGCCGGCAATTCGTTCTTCGCTAACGCGTTTGAGCTGGAATACGGCACAACCGCGTGGTGGACCACCGAGTTGTACCTGGACGGCCAGAGCACGTCCAACGAAAGCACCGTCTTCACCGGCTGGCGGCTGGAGAACCGCTTCCGTCCGCTGCTGCGCGAGCACTGGATCAACCCAGTGCTGTACTTCGAGTTTGAAGACCTCAACGGCGCCGACAAAGCTTTGCTGGAGATTGTCGGACATGACGGCGTGACTGACGCCCTGGAGCGAAACGACCGCTCCGAGAAGAAACGCGAAGCCGAACTGAAGCTGATTCTCTCCAGCAACTTCAAGGGCTGGAACCTGGCGGAGAATTTCATCGCCGAAAAAAACCTGAAGAACGATCCTTGGGAGTTCGGCTATGCCATCGGGGTGAGCCGCCCGCTGGCGCTGCTGGCCCGCCCCGACAATTGCCGTTTGTGCCGCGAGAACTTTACCGTGGGCGCGGAACTCTATGGCGGACTGGGCGACCGCTACAGCTTCGGCTTCGCTCATACGTCGCACTACCTGGCACCGACCATGTCCTTCCGCATGCCCAACGGCCCGACGTTCACGATATCCCCCGCAGCGGGCCTGAACCACAACAGCCACGGCCTGCTGCTGCGCTTTGGCGTGTCGTATGAAATTGACCAGTTTGTGTCCCGATTGCGGAAAAAGTAGGGGAGGCATCATGGCGCGCGGAAAACTCTATCTTGTACTGGCGTGGCTGCTCGTCGCATTGAGCGCGCTTTGCGCTGCTTCGTCCGGTGACGGCCTGTGGATGATCAGAGTTCCGGACAAAGCCCGAGTGAAACAGAATCCTTTCGCGGGTGACGCGCGGGCTGTCGCCGCGGGAGCAAAACTCTTTGGCCAAAATTGCGCTGGATGCCACGGGCCGGATGCCAATGGACAATACGATCATCCCAGCCTGCGAACGGAGCGCATCCGCGCGGCCACTCCGGGCGAGCTGCAGTGGATACTGACGAACGGCAGCATGCGCAACGGCATGCCGTCTTGGTCGCGCCTGCCGGAGCAGCAGCGGTGGCAGATCATTGCGTATCTGAAAAGCTTGCCGTCGAAGAATTGACCGCAAAGGGCGCAAAGGAACGCAAAGGGGCTTTGTTCTCGGTTGATGGCGCTTTGCTGGCCGACCCTGAGTTTGCGTGGTTTGATTTACATCAATCGCCGCGGATCCCCAGGCCGTTGCGTCCTTCGCGTCCTTTGCGGTCAAAAACTATTTCTTTTCCCGCGTAAACGGCGTCTCCAGATATTTTCGCGCTTCGTCCAGCGCGCCCTGGAAATTGTCACCGGTCTGGATGGCCAGCCGGTACTCGTTCACGGCGCGGTCGCGCTGCTGCGTGGTATCAAAGATCTTGCCCAGTTGCACGTGGCTCCAGACCTCGGTCCAGCGGGGTTCGCCATCGCCCTGGATGGACTCGCGATATTCGTTGGCAGCGGACTGGTAGTTGCGCTGCAGGTAAAAAACATCGGCAATGCGGTAATGCGCCAGCGAGCTGTTGCGGTTGGCTTCCAGCGCCTTGTTGAATTCTCCCAGGGCCTCCGCCAGGCTGCCCTGGGCGGTGAGTTCCTGGCCGCGGCGGATGGCGATCCGCACTTTCAGGTCTGACGAATTTTTGAGCACAAAGTTGTTGGGGTCCAGGGTCAGGCGGCGCGGCTTGCCAAAGGTCTCCACGGAAAACGGCGACTCCGTCCCGACGACTTCAATGCGCTTCATTTCCGTCTGGCCGTCGGTGTCAATCTTCAGTTCCACCGGCATGCGGAACAAGTCCAGGTCCTGGGTGACTTCGCCCACCACGCGGAAGCCTTTCTTGATGCGGTAGACGACGTAATGCATCTTGAATTCGGGCGCGCCGGTGCCGTCCACCCACTGGCTGAAAAATGCGGTCAGCTTCTGGCCGGCGTTGTTTTCCGCGATGGCTTGCAGGTCAGCGACGCTGGCTGATTTCCACGCGAACTTGGCCAGGAATTCCTTCATGGTCTTGTCAAACGGACCTTCGCCGATTACCCAGCGCAGCATGTGGAAGATCATGCCGCCTTTGTCGGTGGCCAGGGCCTGGAACTGGGGCGAATACGTGTCCAGCCGGCTGATGCTGCTCAACGGCATGGTGTCATAGGCCAGAGCGCCCACAGCCATGTCGCGCGTGGCGTCTTCAAAGGCGGTGGCGCCGGCGGCGTTCTGCACGTAACGCATTTCAGAAGCGCGCGCGCCGCCGTCCATGAGCCACCAGTCGTCCTTGGAAGCCGGACTCACGGTTGCGCCCCACCACAGATGGGCAATGGCGTTGGCCAGCAGGCGGTAGTTGGTCTTCTCGCCAATGTCACGCGTGGCGATGGCGGCAATCTCCGGCGCCCAGGCCGTGGGGACGGTATCGTCGGGCAGCTCAACCACCTTCAGCATGGGCGTGGAAGCCGACCCGTAAATGCTGGAGAAATATTCAAATTCCTTGGCTGCCGTGTCCGCGTACGCGGGAGCAAAGTCTTTCTTGGCGTCGCGGAAATAGATGTGCACGGCGCCGCCGCTGAACACGTTGTCGTTAAACGGTCCGGCAATGATAGTCCCGGGGAAGCTGGGTTTCTGCCAGCTAAAGGAAGACACGGTCTTGCCCGTCGGCGCGGGCCGCGCCGCCGCCGTGGAGCCGCTGCCTACAACCACGGTCCCGCTGGGAGCGATGATGTTGATCGCCGAGGTAAAGCGGTCAATGCCGAAGTTGGCCACCGGAAACCACCTTCCAGCGTAGAGCAGATAAGTCATGTCGCTGTCTATGTACGCCAGCTTCAGCCCTTCCACCGGACTGTCATCGGCGCCGGCCAGCGCGCCTTCGTAATCAAATGTCAGAGTCATCGTGGTGCCCTTGGGCACCAGAGTTGGAAACGCGACGCGGATGGCGTTGTCCTGGCTGACACGCTCGGCGGTAAGAGCACGGCCGGAGGCGTCGGTCACTTTGCTGACGTGCAGGGCGTTATGCAGCTCAAAACTGGCGAAATTGAGGTCTTCCACCGTGACAAAACGGACCTTGGCGCGCGCGGCCAGATGATGGGTCTTGGGGACGATCTCCGCGTCAATTACGTAGTCCTCCACCCGGAGGCGGGCTTTGTCCGCGGCCAAGGCTGGCAGCGCCAGGGCGGGAAGCAGGAAGCACAGCACGAGGGCAGAGAGCAGATACGCACGTCGCAAGGGTCGCCGCGCAAGTTGCATTTGGGTTATCTCCAGAGCTGCTGGGGTTTCAAGGCGATTAGATGTAAATTGTTACAAAAAAGCTGCTTTTGTACCACTCAGGGAGTTTTCCCCGCGTTCAGAGCGGCCAGAATCTCCCGCGCCGCGCGCTGGACTGGGGCTTCCGCGCCAGGCCGCTGGCGCAGCGGGTCTTCTGTCAGGTGACCTTCCATCAGGCGTTCCTGGACTTCTTTCAGGTCGTTCTGCATCTGGCGGCGGGCGGGCGAATCGGGCAGGATGGCGTTGAGTTCGCGCAGCACGCTCTTGGGGGTGAATCCGCGCTGGATCAACTCGGGGACGATCTTTCGTCCGGCGATCAGGTTGGGCATGGCGAAGGTGTCCAGGCGGACCAGGCGGCGGCCCAGAATCCATGTGAGCGGCGCCAGCCGGTACACCACCACAAACGGCGTCCCGGACAGCGCGGCTTCCACCGTGGCGGTTCCGCTGGCGACCACCGACGCGCGCGCCAGCATCATCGAAACGCGGGCGTTCTCCGTCAGCTTGATGTCTGCGACATGCGTCGCCGACGCGGCCAGCTGCTCGCGCATCCAGTCCTTGCTCAGGGTGGAAGCCACGGGCAAGAGGTATTCGTAATCTGTACCCTGTTTTCGCAACAGCTCTTTTCTTAGCAGGTCGTTTCTCAGCAAGTCTATGGCGCCAAGAATAGTAGGCAAGTTCAGCCGGACTTCTTTGCGCCGGCTGCCGGGCAGCAGCGCGATCCATTCCTTCGCTGGATCAAGACCGTATTGCGCGGCAAACGCCGGGCGGGAAACTTGCGGCACGGGAGCAGCGGCGAGCGGATGTCCGACGTACGAAACTTCCACGCCGTGTCGGCGGTAGAACTCCTGTTCGAAGGGAAAGATCACGATCATCTTGCGGACGTACTTCTGGATCTGCTTGACCCGGCCCGTGCGCCAAGCCCAGATCTGCGGGCTTACAAAATAAAAGACGGGAATACCCAGGCGATGCAGTTCGCGCGCCAGGCGCAGGTTGAAATCCGGAAAATCAATGAGCACAGCGGCGTCAGGCTTGCGCCGCGCGGCTTCGGCGACAAGGTGTTTGAAGCGCCGGCGGATGGCCGGCAGATGCTTGACCACTTCGACCAGTCCGACCACCGCCACTTCATTGGCGTTGACCAGCAGTTCGCAACCCGCCGCCTGCATTCGCTCGCCGCCCATGCCAAAGAAGCCTGCTTCCGGCGCGAGCCGGCGCAGCGCGTCAATCATCTGCGCGCCGTAGGTGTCACCGGAAGCTTCACCGGCGGAGAGAAGGATCTGCATGGCAGGAATGATTCTACATTTGCTTCGCTAAGCAACCACGCGAAGAGTGCTTCACGGCAATCGTCCGGAACGCAGGTACGGCGGGGTCATTCGTAGCGCAGGGCTTCAATGGGGTCCAGCCGCGCCGCCTTGAGGGCCGGCAGCATGCCGCTGACGATGCCCACGATCACCAGAATTCCGGTGGAAACCACCAGGTTCATGGGCGAGATGATCAGGGTGATGTCGCCGGCCTCAGCATTCTTGGCGATATAGCTGTAGACGGGGATGCGCCCTACACTCCAGGCAATGATGTAGGCCACGCAGATGCCCATCAGGCCTCCGGCAAAGGTGATGGCCATGGCTTCTGACAGGAACTGAAACAGGATGTCGCGTTTGCGCGCGCCCAGCGCTTTTTCCACGCCAATCTCCCGCGTCCGCTGGGTGACGGAAACCAGCATGATATTCATCAGTCCCACGCCGCCCACCGCCAGCGTGGACATGCCGATCAGCGAAAGCAAGATTTCAAGCGCAATAGTGAAGATCTGCCAATTGCTCGCCTGCTTCATGGCGTTCCAGCAGAAAACCGCGCGCGGGTCCTTGGGATTGAAGCCGTGGAAGCCGCCCAGCACGCTGCGGATGTTGTTCTCAATTTTCTCAAACTGGTTGCCGTCGTAACTGATCCAGATGCCGTTGAGGTATTTGGTGTCTTTCAAATCGCCCATGGCGCTGAACGGGATATAGACGACGCGATTGATGTCGCTGTCGCCTTCCTGCATCTTGGGCGCGGTCACGCCGATCACGTCAAAGGTCACGCCGTTGATCCTGATCTTTTCGCCCACGGCAAATTGTCCGGAAAACAGCTTGGTTTTGGCTTCCGACCCCAGCACCGCCACGCGGGCCCGCTGGCCTTCGTCGTCAGGATTGAAGAAGCGCCCGGACTCCATGTCAATGGAGCGGATGTACTGGATCTGCGAGTAAAAACCGTTCACCGGAAAGGAAAACGAGCGGTTGTCGTTCTGCACCGTGGCGGGATCGAGAGAAGCTTCCGGGCTGATGTGCCGGACGAGAGGAACCAGTTCTTGCACGTGCTGGATGTCCTCAATCTGGAAGCGCACGGGGACTCCAGCCTTGAGCCCGCCGGCTTGCAGCGACGTGCGGCCGGGAAAGAAACCCATCATCTGCATGCCCATTTGGGAGAAGATGTTGCCGATGGCCCGTCCGAAGCCGGCGCCGTACGCCAGCAGCAGCACAACCGTGGCAATGCCCCAGGCCATGCCCAGCATGGTGAGCGCGGTGCGCCGGCGGTTGTAGCGCATGGCGGAATAAGCTTGTCCGATCAGATCGTGGACCATGTTCGTCTATTCCCTTCGCAACGCTTCCACCGGCGTCAGCATGGCGGCTTTGCGCGCGGGATAAAGACCGGCGATGATTCCAGCCAGACAAAGGGCCAGCACGGCAATCGCCGCCGATATCGGCACAATATGCGGAGGATCAAATCCAATGTTGCTCTTGGGCCAAGCGGTGACCAGGATTTTGGACAGCATCGCCGCCACCGCCACACCGATCCCGCCGCTCAGCCCGGTGAGAAACGCGCCTTCCAGGAAGAACTGGACCATCACGTTGCGGTTGGTGGCGCCCAAGGCCTTCATCAGGCCGATTTCGCGGGTGCGCTCGGTCACCGAAACCAGCATGATGTTGATGATGCCAATGGCGCCCAGCGCCAGGGTGATCAGGCCCACGCCGCCCAGGAAAAAGTCCATGGCGGTAAAGATCTTGCCCACCATCTGCGTGCTTTCCACCGTGTCCCACTGCTCAAAAGCTTCCGGGATGTTGGGATCGAAACCGTGGTTGCGGCCGATGACCTTGTGCACGTCATCAATCGCCTGGCGATGCAGGTCGCGGGCGACGGGCTGGAAGTTAAGCCCGTTGATGTCGTCGGTGGTGTGCGCGTTCTTGACGGGGAAAAACTCGCGCATGGTGTTCAGCGGCATGTACACGCGGATGTTGTTGCCGTTGTTTTCCTGTTTGCCAATCTTGTCCAGCACGCCCACCACGTCAAAGCGGATGCCGTTGATCAGAACGGTGCTGCCCAGCGCGGGACGTCCGGGAAACAAAGTTCGCATCATCTGGTAACCCAGCACGCACACGTTGCGCTTCTGCGCTTCGTCTGCATCATTCAGCCAGCGTCCCTGGCCCAGCGGCAGGTAGCGTACGGTAGCAAA
The Terriglobia bacterium genome window above contains:
- a CDS encoding cytochrome c → MARGKLYLVLAWLLVALSALCAASSGDGLWMIRVPDKARVKQNPFAGDARAVAAGAKLFGQNCAGCHGPDANGQYDHPSLRTERIRAATPGELQWILTNGSMRNGMPSWSRLPEQQRWQIIAYLKSLPSKN
- a CDS encoding peptidase M1, whose protein sequence is MQLARRPLRRAYLLSALVLCFLLPALALPALAADKARLRVEDYVIDAEIVPKTHHLAARAKVRFVTVEDLNFASFELHNALHVSKVTDASGRALTAERVSQDNAIRVAFPTLVPKGTTMTLTFDYEGALAGADDSPVEGLKLAYIDSDMTYLLYAGRWFPVANFGIDRFTSAINIIAPSGTVVVGSGSTAAARPAPTGKTVSSFSWQKPSFPGTIIAGPFNDNVFSGGAVHIYFRDAKKDFAPAYADTAAKEFEYFSSIYGSASTPMLKVVELPDDTVPTAWAPEIAAIATRDIGEKTNYRLLANAIAHLWWGATVSPASKDDWWLMDGGARASEMRYVQNAAGATAFEDATRDMAVGALAYDTMPLSSISRLDTYSPQFQALATDKGGMIFHMLRWVIGEGPFDKTMKEFLAKFAWKSASVADLQAIAENNAGQKLTAFFSQWVDGTGAPEFKMHYVVYRIKKGFRVVGEVTQDLDLFRMPVELKIDTDGQTEMKRIEVVGTESPFSVETFGKPRRLTLDPNNFVLKNSSDLKVRIAIRRGQELTAQGSLAEALGEFNKALEANRNSSLAHYRIADVFYLQRNYQSAANEYRESIQGDGEPRWTEVWSHVQLGKIFDTTQQRDRAVNEYRLAIQTGDNFQGALDEARKYLETPFTREKK
- the lpxB gene encoding lipid-A-disaccharide synthase; this translates as MQILLSAGEASGDTYGAQMIDALRRLAPEAGFFGMGGERMQAAGCELLVNANEVAVVGLVEVVKHLPAIRRRFKHLVAEAARRKPDAAVLIDFPDFNLRLARELHRLGIPVFYFVSPQIWAWRTGRVKQIQKYVRKMIVIFPFEQEFYRRHGVEVSYVGHPLAAAPVPQVSRPAFAAQYGLDPAKEWIALLPGSRRKEVRLNLPTILGAIDLLRNDLLRKELLRKQGTDYEYLLPVASTLSKDWMREQLAASATHVADIKLTENARVSMMLARASVVASGTATVEAALSGTPFVVVYRLAPLTWILGRRLVRLDTFAMPNLIAGRKIVPELIQRGFTPKSVLRELNAILPDSPARRQMQNDLKEVQERLMEGHLTEDPLRQRPGAEAPVQRAAREILAALNAGKTP
- a CDS encoding ABC transporter permease, which codes for MVHDLIGQAYSAMRYNRRRTALTMLGMAWGIATVVLLLAYGAGFGRAIGNIFSQMGMQMMGFFPGRTSLQAGGLKAGVPVRFQIEDIQHVQELVPLVRHISPEASLDPATVQNDNRSFSFPVNGFYSQIQYIRSIDMESGRFFNPDDEGQRARVAVLGSEAKTKLFSGQFAVGEKIRINGVTFDVIGVTAPKMQEGDSDINRVVYIPFSAMGDLKDTKYLNGIWISYDGNQFEKIENNIRSVLGGFHGFNPKDPRAVFCWNAMKQASNWQIFTIALEILLSLIGMSTLAVGGVGLMNIMLVSVTQRTREIGVEKALGARKRDILFQFLSEAMAITFAGGLMGICVAYIIAWSVGRIPVYSYIAKNAEAGDITLIISPMNLVVSTGILVIVGIVSGMLPALKAARLDPIEALRYE
- a CDS encoding ABC transporter permease, whose protein sequence is MNTALDIFGQVLRTLWAHKLRSFLTMFGIAYGVFSLLMLIGVGEGFRSGQRKNMADIGEDVIFLWPGQIPNVSGQHAGGRFYFITYKDYLDIKNEAKSVKDVVPIINRGDLKVVSDFATSSGTFTGATPNFATVRYLPLGQGRWLNDADEAQKRNVCVLGYQMMRTLFPGRPALGSTVLINGIRFDVVGVLDKIGKQENNGNNIRVYMPLNTMREFFPVKNAHTTDDINGLNFQPVARDLHRQAIDDVHKVIGRNHGFDPNIPEAFEQWDTVESTQMVGKIFTAMDFFLGGVGLITLALGAIGIINIMLVSVTERTREIGLMKALGATNRNVMVQFFLEGAFLTGLSGGIGVAVAAMLSKILVTAWPKSNIGFDPPHIVPISAAIAVLALCLAGIIAGLYPARKAAMLTPVEALRRE